A genomic segment from Tuwongella immobilis encodes:
- a CDS encoding beta strand repeat-containing protein encodes MPARSRESQSRVYLHLQAFEDRLTPATITWTGAGDTGLWSNAANWSTGAVPLGDGTEDVIFPDGSPRLASFNDLNSMKYASVTLNGAGYNISGAPIFIGTTGLISNQAKGTNLLDLPISLIEGPSSITTTNAAAFLQLESPVLIYLTDLVVKGAGQSIFNADIVGTAGVVKDGPGTMQWLSSNQFQGETFVNNGLMSLSSAVTEATRLKLTVGDDSGAANTAQVVIQQSFQTTPNNSIINVLSDGLLNLSGESTAVSLLRLGSINGGGNVTGEGTLQLFGNVSVVASPSSSTISSKLELLPGDHTFDIANGFGDDLIINGAILGQGNFVKVGAGQVRLGATNLFTGVARVEAGQIFLQAPTNAIANQLQIGTGNGDTTIVSLTGSNQIADTGVVGIASNGVLNLNGFSTTIDQLNGAGAISINNAKLSVGTYNGSSQFEGNLTGTGDLFKTGTGSFTLSGSSSLTGSLIIDDGTLNVDGNAAGNPVTISKVGTLSGRGSVGVVDATSGGVILPKSNNQPSLLKTGDLTLGPDSTFGVTINGPLAGTEYSQVEVTGAVTLNSAKLIVTLSSQYSPPIDQKFQIITNDGTDPVIGTFNGLSEGAIFAVDGKVFSISYQGGTGNDVVLTRVSSSQPTVTILTSSKNPAVQGEMVTLIATVNISNGTGTLSGMVEFRDDQTLLGTAPVGPDGRAAITLNTLPLGTRNVIATYTGDAVFSRSISTTLLQTITAPPVQPIATTAVVTSSQSPSAAGTFIQLVATVTPSNTGGPGVSGMVNFFNGATFIGQAVLSNNQAVIALNVLPIGQNKITAQYSGDTNYLASTSPEFTQVVEGGVAPSPPSPPSPPPPPTPPVFPPPPPPPPLPPVSPPPPPPGPPAVPPVPPGTRFSVGRDAGTPQVVAYNATGTGTVLTGIQNDPRFAGGTRTATADITGDGLPDTIVAAGPGSVPIVRVFDGVTGSEVYSFLAYEESFAGGVYVAAADITGDGRAEVIVSADQGGGPRIRVFDGVTQAVIADFFGIEDPSFRGGTRVAAGDLNGDGVADLAVGAGFGGGPRVALFNGASLREGRVEKLVSDFFVFEQTLRNGVFITLGDLNGDGASDIIVGGGPGGGPRIYAISGRDFLDSGGNTRTQLANFFAGNSTSRGGVRISAQDVDGDSQDDLVVGSGEGDAPVVRVYLGRNIPADGAPAFSENFTPFSDTERTGIYVG; translated from the coding sequence ATGCCCGCACGATCACGCGAATCTCAATCGCGGGTGTATCTACACCTGCAAGCCTTCGAGGACCGGTTGACCCCGGCCACCATCACTTGGACTGGTGCCGGTGATACCGGGCTATGGTCCAATGCCGCCAATTGGTCCACCGGCGCGGTGCCGTTGGGCGATGGCACGGAAGATGTCATCTTCCCGGATGGGTCGCCACGACTGGCCAGCTTCAACGATCTCAACTCGATGAAGTACGCCTCGGTGACTCTGAATGGTGCGGGATACAACATCTCCGGTGCGCCGATCTTCATTGGCACCACGGGTTTGATCTCCAATCAAGCCAAGGGCACCAACCTGCTGGATCTGCCGATCTCCCTCATCGAAGGTCCCAGTTCGATCACCACCACCAACGCGGCGGCATTCCTGCAACTAGAATCCCCGGTGCTGATCTACCTGACCGACCTCGTGGTTAAGGGGGCGGGGCAGAGCATCTTCAATGCAGACATCGTCGGCACCGCAGGCGTCGTCAAAGACGGCCCCGGAACAATGCAATGGCTCAGCAGCAATCAATTCCAGGGCGAAACCTTCGTCAACAACGGCCTGATGTCGCTGTCCAGCGCAGTTACTGAAGCAACGCGACTGAAACTGACCGTCGGGGATGACTCGGGAGCCGCGAACACGGCCCAAGTCGTGATTCAACAGTCGTTCCAGACGACGCCGAATAATTCGATTATCAATGTGTTGTCGGATGGCTTGCTGAATCTCTCCGGCGAAAGCACTGCCGTCAGCCTGCTCCGATTGGGCAGCATCAACGGCGGTGGCAATGTCACTGGCGAAGGGACGCTGCAACTGTTCGGCAATGTCTCGGTGGTGGCATCGCCCAGCAGTTCGACGATTTCGTCGAAGTTGGAATTGTTGCCTGGCGATCATACGTTCGATATCGCCAATGGATTCGGCGATGATTTGATTATCAACGGTGCGATTCTCGGACAGGGCAACTTCGTCAAGGTGGGAGCCGGCCAGGTGCGGCTGGGGGCGACCAACTTGTTCACCGGAGTTGCTCGTGTCGAAGCGGGACAGATCTTCCTGCAAGCGCCCACGAATGCGATTGCCAATCAGTTGCAAATCGGGACGGGCAATGGCGATACGACGATTGTCAGCCTCACCGGCTCCAATCAAATTGCCGATACCGGCGTGGTCGGAATCGCCTCCAATGGCGTGTTGAACCTCAACGGCTTCAGCACCACCATCGACCAGCTCAACGGGGCCGGGGCGATCAGCATCAACAACGCCAAGCTCTCGGTGGGCACCTACAACGGCAGCAGCCAATTCGAGGGGAACCTCACCGGCACCGGCGACCTTTTCAAGACGGGCACCGGCTCCTTCACGCTTTCGGGAAGCAGCTCGCTGACCGGCTCGCTCATCATCGACGATGGCACGCTGAATGTGGATGGCAACGCCGCTGGGAATCCGGTCACCATCAGCAAAGTCGGCACCCTCTCCGGTCGCGGATCGGTCGGCGTGGTCGATGCGACTTCCGGTGGTGTGATTCTTCCGAAGTCGAATAATCAGCCGTCGCTGCTGAAGACCGGCGATCTCACGCTCGGACCCGATTCGACCTTCGGCGTCACCATCAACGGCCCACTGGCCGGAACCGAATATTCGCAAGTCGAAGTAACGGGTGCGGTGACGTTGAACTCGGCCAAGCTGATCGTCACGTTGAGTTCGCAGTACAGCCCGCCGATCGACCAGAAATTCCAGATCATCACCAACGATGGCACCGATCCGGTCATTGGCACGTTCAACGGCTTGTCCGAGGGGGCGATCTTTGCGGTCGATGGCAAAGTCTTCTCGATCAGCTACCAGGGCGGCACCGGCAACGATGTCGTGCTGACGCGGGTATCGTCCAGCCAGCCGACCGTGACGATTCTGACTAGCTCGAAGAATCCCGCCGTCCAAGGCGAAATGGTCACGCTGATTGCGACGGTGAACATCAGCAATGGCACCGGCACGCTGTCGGGCATGGTGGAATTCCGCGACGATCAAACGCTGTTGGGCACCGCGCCGGTTGGCCCGGATGGGCGAGCGGCCATCACGCTCAACACGCTGCCGCTCGGCACGCGGAATGTGATCGCCACCTACACGGGCGATGCGGTCTTTTCACGCAGCATCTCCACGACGCTCTTGCAAACGATTACCGCGCCGCCGGTTCAGCCGATTGCGACAACGGCTGTGGTGACATCGTCGCAATCGCCGTCCGCCGCAGGGACTTTCATTCAACTGGTCGCCACGGTGACGCCGTCGAATACCGGCGGGCCGGGCGTGTCGGGGATGGTGAATTTCTTCAACGGGGCCACGTTCATTGGCCAAGCCGTGCTGAGCAACAATCAAGCGGTGATTGCGCTGAATGTGCTGCCGATTGGTCAGAATAAGATCACAGCGCAATATTCGGGCGACACGAATTATCTGGCCAGCACATCGCCGGAATTCACGCAGGTGGTGGAAGGTGGGGTGGCTCCGTCGCCTCCATCGCCGCCGTCTCCGCCGCCGCCACCGACTCCGCCGGTGTTCCCGCCGCCGCCGCCACCGCCACCACTGCCGCCGGTGAGTCCGCCGCCGCCACCGCCGGGACCGCCCGCCGTTCCGCCCGTTCCGCCGGGCACGCGATTCTCGGTGGGCCGCGATGCCGGAACGCCGCAAGTGGTTGCGTATAACGCCACGGGCACTGGCACGGTGCTGACCGGAATTCAGAACGATCCGCGCTTCGCCGGTGGCACCCGTACCGCCACGGCCGACATTACCGGTGATGGCTTGCCAGATACCATTGTCGCCGCTGGCCCCGGTAGTGTGCCGATTGTTCGCGTCTTTGATGGGGTAACGGGCAGCGAAGTCTATTCCTTCCTGGCCTACGAAGAATCGTTCGCGGGTGGGGTGTATGTCGCTGCGGCCGACATTACCGGCGATGGCCGCGCGGAGGTGATTGTCTCCGCCGATCAAGGTGGTGGGCCACGGATTCGCGTGTTCGATGGTGTCACGCAAGCGGTGATCGCCGACTTCTTCGGCATCGAAGATCCGAGTTTCCGAGGTGGGACTCGGGTGGCTGCGGGCGATCTCAACGGCGATGGCGTCGCGGATCTCGCGGTTGGGGCCGGCTTCGGAGGCGGGCCACGGGTGGCGCTCTTCAATGGAGCGTCGCTGCGGGAAGGCCGCGTCGAGAAGCTCGTTTCCGACTTCTTCGTCTTCGAGCAGACGCTTCGCAACGGTGTGTTCATCACCCTGGGCGATCTCAATGGCGATGGCGCCAGCGATATCATCGTCGGTGGTGGGCCGGGTGGCGGGCCGCGGATTTATGCCATCTCGGGGCGAGATTTCCTCGATTCGGGCGGCAACACCCGCACGCAGTTGGCGAACTTCTTCGCCGGGAATTCGACTTCGCGAGGCGGGGTCCGCATCTCGGCTCAAGATGTCGATGGCGACTCGCAGGATGATTTGGTCGTCGGCTCCGGTGAAGGGGATGCCCCGGTGGTTCGCGTCTACCTGGGCCGCAACATCCCGGCGGACGGCGCACCGGCATTCAGCGAAAACTTCACGCCGTTCAGCGATACGGAACGCACGGGCATCTACGTCGGCTAA
- the nadC gene encoding carboxylating nicotinate-nucleotide diphosphorylase — MVATRDRVTILAGMNRFTDSERRNAETLIALAFAEDLGEVGDRTSLATIPADRQGQAVFVARKPGVLAGIPVLHAIQQSHGSNLTWEYACEDSTVLQPGMPIATMRGSMRTILAVERTALNFLQRLCGIATLTRQYVNAIAGLPAVVLDTRKTTPGWRLLEKYAVRMGGGTNHRIGLYDGILIKDNHLAALQPREQAVALAIAAAREHAPDLFVEIEVDSLEQLAQALPCHPEIVLLDNMSNAQLREAVALRNTHSPTTRLEASGGVNLTTIRGIAETGVDRISVGALTHSATALDIGLDYADA, encoded by the coding sequence ATGGTTGCAACCCGCGATCGGGTGACTATCCTAGCCGGTATGAACCGCTTTACCGATTCCGAACGCCGAAACGCCGAAACGCTCATCGCTCTCGCCTTTGCGGAGGATCTGGGCGAGGTCGGCGACCGCACCAGTCTGGCGACCATCCCGGCGGATCGTCAGGGGCAAGCCGTTTTTGTCGCTCGCAAGCCCGGCGTTCTGGCCGGTATCCCCGTGTTGCACGCCATTCAGCAGTCACACGGGAGCAATCTCACCTGGGAATATGCTTGCGAAGATAGCACCGTGTTGCAACCGGGAATGCCCATTGCCACCATGCGCGGTAGCATGCGCACGATTCTCGCCGTTGAGCGCACCGCTCTGAATTTCTTGCAGCGATTATGCGGAATCGCCACACTCACCCGCCAATATGTCAACGCCATTGCCGGACTGCCCGCCGTCGTGCTCGACACGCGCAAGACGACTCCCGGCTGGCGATTGCTCGAAAAGTACGCGGTCCGCATGGGTGGCGGCACCAATCACCGCATTGGATTGTATGACGGCATTCTGATCAAAGATAACCACCTCGCCGCGCTGCAACCCCGCGAGCAAGCCGTGGCACTGGCCATTGCCGCCGCTCGAGAACATGCCCCGGATCTGTTCGTGGAGATCGAGGTCGATTCCCTGGAACAGCTCGCCCAAGCCCTCCCCTGCCACCCGGAAATTGTGCTGCTCGACAACATGAGCAACGCCCAGCTTCGTGAAGCGGTGGCCCTGCGCAACACACACTCGCCAACGACTCGCCTGGAAGCCTCGGGCGGAGTCAATCTAACCACCATTCGCGGAATTGCCGAAACCGGAGTCGATCGCATCAGCGTGGGTGCGCTCACGCATTCGGCCACCGCGCTGGACATTGGATTGGATTATGCCGACGCCTGA
- a CDS encoding biotin--[acetyl-CoA-carboxylase] ligase has translation MPTPEIWTLPTRIIGREVQVYAVTDSTNDRAAMLGHDAQHDGTVVLAWNQTAGRGQYGRIWQCGERQGVLLSVLLRPPAMLRHPAILTVWAAVAVAETVQRLTGESSRIKWPNDVLVNGQKICGILLESSGSAMVAGMGLNVNQTTADFEAAGLPDATSLAMLLGRAVDPAEVARTLIDQLDREYTRLLDGEIALLEATWKARLGLMGKMVAVEKHDGIRLIGRLMELGFDGVYLDVGGSLPSLFRPEEVRQIREQRPES, from the coding sequence ATGCCGACGCCTGAAATTTGGACGCTGCCGACACGCATCATCGGTCGCGAGGTCCAGGTCTACGCCGTCACGGATAGCACCAACGACCGCGCTGCCATGCTGGGGCATGATGCGCAACATGATGGCACTGTGGTACTTGCGTGGAATCAAACCGCCGGGCGCGGACAATACGGCCGAATCTGGCAATGCGGCGAACGGCAAGGCGTGCTGCTATCGGTACTGCTGCGACCACCAGCGATGCTCCGTCACCCGGCCATCCTCACCGTCTGGGCCGCCGTCGCGGTGGCGGAGACGGTCCAGCGACTCACCGGAGAAAGTTCGCGCATCAAATGGCCCAATGATGTGCTGGTGAATGGGCAAAAAATTTGCGGCATTTTGTTGGAATCCAGCGGGTCGGCAATGGTCGCTGGCATGGGGTTGAACGTCAACCAGACGACCGCCGATTTCGAGGCGGCGGGGCTACCCGATGCGACATCGTTGGCGATGCTCCTGGGTCGCGCGGTCGATCCCGCCGAAGTCGCCCGCACACTCATCGATCAATTGGACCGAGAATATACCCGCCTTCTGGATGGCGAAATTGCACTTCTGGAAGCAACCTGGAAGGCGCGACTGGGTTTGATGGGGAAGATGGTCGCTGTGGAGAAGCACGACGGCATTCGCCTGATTGGGCGATTGATGGAGTTGGGCTTCGACGGCGTCTATCTGGATGTGGGTGGCTCGCTACCGAGTCTGTTCCGGCCTGAAGAGGTGCGGCAGATTCGCGAGCAACGCCCGGAATCGTGA
- a CDS encoding PQQ-binding-like beta-propeller repeat protein: MKLRWLPLLGMATVLMPTLALAADWPQWRGPNRDGKSSETGLNPSLSEPKLLWTATGLGNSYSGPAIVGDRIYSMGADKTGNVEYLFCLDATNGKELWRTVFAKFVDNNWGGGPRGNPTVDGDRVYGLGAGGDLVCLNTKDGSKVWAVNFPKDLGGKMMSSWNFSESVLIDGDRVICTPGGSKGTLAALNKMTGEVIWRSTGLTDPAAYASIQAHELGGIKQYITMTNKGVVGVKADDGKLLWQSPLAKNPTAVIPTPVIKGNLVFVTSGYGAGCGLVKLTPDGKGGITAEDVYDNKDMSNHHGGVILIDDHVYGHSDRKGWTCMELETGKVVWAENKKQDKGSIVYADGHFWLYGEGSHALVTIKATTEGFQEVGRMKLPKETTIRARAGRTWTHPVIANGKLYLRDQDLLFCFDVSK, from the coding sequence ATGAAGTTGCGTTGGTTGCCTCTGCTTGGAATGGCCACGGTACTGATGCCCACGCTGGCGTTGGCCGCCGATTGGCCCCAATGGCGTGGCCCGAATCGAGACGGTAAATCGAGCGAGACGGGGCTGAATCCCTCGCTGAGCGAACCCAAGTTGCTCTGGACCGCAACCGGCCTGGGCAACTCCTACTCTGGCCCCGCCATCGTCGGCGATCGCATCTATAGCATGGGTGCCGACAAGACCGGGAACGTCGAATATCTGTTCTGCTTAGACGCCACCAACGGCAAAGAACTGTGGCGCACCGTGTTCGCCAAGTTCGTAGACAACAACTGGGGCGGCGGTCCGCGTGGCAATCCCACCGTGGATGGCGATCGCGTCTACGGCTTGGGCGCGGGCGGCGATCTGGTCTGCCTGAATACCAAGGACGGCTCGAAAGTCTGGGCGGTCAACTTCCCCAAGGATCTCGGCGGGAAGATGATGTCGAGCTGGAATTTCAGCGAATCCGTGCTGATCGACGGCGACCGAGTGATCTGCACCCCCGGCGGCAGCAAGGGCACCCTGGCCGCACTGAACAAAATGACCGGCGAAGTCATTTGGCGCAGCACCGGCCTGACCGACCCCGCCGCGTATGCCTCGATTCAAGCGCATGAACTGGGCGGCATCAAGCAATACATCACCATGACCAACAAGGGCGTCGTGGGTGTGAAGGCCGACGATGGCAAGTTGCTGTGGCAAAGCCCGCTGGCCAAGAACCCCACCGCGGTGATTCCCACGCCGGTCATCAAGGGCAATCTGGTGTTCGTCACCAGTGGCTACGGCGCGGGCTGCGGTCTGGTCAAGCTGACACCGGATGGCAAAGGTGGCATTACCGCCGAAGACGTGTACGATAATAAAGATATGTCGAACCATCACGGCGGCGTGATTCTGATCGACGACCATGTGTATGGCCACAGCGATCGCAAAGGCTGGACCTGCATGGAGTTGGAAACGGGCAAAGTCGTTTGGGCCGAGAACAAGAAGCAAGATAAGGGCAGCATTGTCTACGCCGATGGCCACTTCTGGCTGTACGGCGAAGGCAGCCACGCTCTGGTGACCATCAAAGCCACCACCGAAGGCTTCCAAGAAGTCGGCCGCATGAAACTGCCCAAGGAAACCACCATTCGCGCCCGCGCGGGTCGCACGTGGACTCACCCGGTGATCGCCAACGGCAAACTGTACCTGCGCGATCAAGACCTGCTGTTCTGCTTCGACGTGTCGAAGTAA
- a CDS encoding phenylacetate--CoA ligase family protein has protein sequence MDNDATRWESLISAILPANRFYAAKLADWQPGQPIPFTTKAELIADQIAHPPYGSNHSAPRNQYTRLHQTSGTTSGKPLRWLDTPESWQWMLDCWTTIFSRCGVSAADRLFFPFSFGPFLGFWTAFEAATRAGWFCLPAGGMATTARLRYLLEHHATVICCTPTYALHLAEVAAKEGLPIRESAVRAIIVAGEPGGTIGATRQRIEQAWGARVFDHYGLTEVGPVAVESVAQPETLEVLSDAYIAEVINPQEDTPTPVGEVGELVLTNLGRLGSPLIRYRTGDLVRHQRTERGELRLAGGILGRTDDMIHIRGNNLYPGSLEAILRRFQEVAEYRVTLEQTGSLADLFIEIEPIPTIGDGSRLADRVQRMFRDELLFTPEIVCVPPGTLPRFEMKARRILHRSTPIDGVPRGDRIG, from the coding sequence ATGGACAACGACGCAACTCGTTGGGAATCCTTGATTTCGGCAATTCTGCCAGCCAATCGCTTTTACGCAGCGAAGCTCGCCGATTGGCAGCCGGGCCAACCGATTCCATTCACCACCAAGGCGGAACTCATCGCCGATCAGATCGCTCACCCTCCGTATGGCAGCAATCATTCCGCACCACGAAATCAATACACCCGATTGCATCAGACCTCCGGCACCACCAGCGGCAAACCGTTGCGATGGCTGGACACCCCCGAATCGTGGCAATGGATGTTGGATTGTTGGACCACGATTTTCTCCCGCTGCGGAGTGTCCGCCGCCGATCGCCTGTTTTTCCCGTTTTCGTTCGGCCCATTCCTGGGATTTTGGACCGCCTTTGAAGCCGCCACCCGCGCGGGCTGGTTCTGCCTTCCGGCAGGCGGAATGGCGACCACTGCCCGACTTCGCTATCTCCTGGAACACCACGCAACCGTCATCTGCTGCACCCCGACCTACGCGCTGCATCTGGCGGAAGTCGCTGCCAAGGAAGGACTTCCGATTCGGGAATCCGCCGTGCGCGCCATCATTGTCGCAGGCGAACCGGGCGGCACCATCGGGGCAACGCGACAGCGAATCGAACAAGCATGGGGCGCACGCGTGTTCGATCATTATGGCTTAACCGAAGTCGGGCCAGTGGCGGTGGAATCCGTCGCGCAGCCCGAAACGCTCGAAGTGTTAAGCGATGCCTATATTGCCGAAGTCATTAACCCACAAGAAGATACGCCTACGCCCGTTGGCGAAGTGGGTGAACTGGTGCTCACGAATCTCGGTCGGCTGGGCAGTCCGCTCATCCGCTATCGCACGGGCGACTTGGTTCGCCATCAGCGCACCGAGCGCGGAGAATTACGACTTGCCGGTGGGATTTTGGGCCGCACCGACGATATGATTCATATTCGTGGCAACAATTTGTATCCGGGTTCGCTGGAAGCGATTCTGCGTCGCTTTCAAGAGGTGGCCGAGTATCGCGTTACCTTGGAACAGACCGGGTCGCTGGCCGATCTGTTCATCGAAATTGAACCCATCCCCACGATCGGCGATGGCTCTCGCCTGGCCGATCGCGTGCAGCGAATGTTTCGTGACGAGCTGCTGTTCACTCCCGAAATTGTCTGCGTTCCCCCCGGAACGCTGCCACGTTTCGAGATGAAAGCCCGACGGATTTTGCACCGCTCTACCCCAATTGACGGGGTGC